Proteins found in one Arthrobacter sp. U41 genomic segment:
- a CDS encoding IclR family transcriptional regulator: protein MPATSTTPTASEATSRAAPAKATSKVPAAENTLRILKLLASKRGPMAASNIATALGLPRSSVYHLLGVMEANGFVLHLHEEQRYGLGISAFELSSAYSRQEPLSRLGRPMLASLVDVIGESAHLAVLHGRDVLYIVEERAKNRPSLVTDVGVRLPSHLTASGRAILAALPKSQVRALYPNAAAFTARHETESPIMKYSALSSHLDQVRQRGYATEHGEVTPGFGSIAAAVTDHVGWPTAAVAVTFLEDKLPAGEWPALAARVQKVADELSTRIHGRPAT from the coding sequence ATGCCAGCCACCAGCACTACCCCGACCGCCAGCGAGGCGACGTCCAGAGCCGCCCCGGCGAAGGCGACCTCCAAGGTTCCGGCGGCGGAGAACACCCTGCGCATCCTCAAGCTGCTGGCCTCGAAGCGGGGGCCGATGGCGGCGTCGAACATTGCCACCGCACTCGGGCTCCCGCGCTCCAGCGTTTACCACCTGCTGGGCGTGATGGAGGCCAACGGCTTTGTGCTGCATCTGCATGAGGAGCAGCGCTACGGGCTGGGGATCAGTGCGTTCGAGCTCAGTTCGGCGTATTCGCGGCAGGAACCGCTCTCCCGCCTGGGCCGGCCGATGCTCGCCTCGCTGGTGGATGTGATCGGCGAAAGCGCGCACCTCGCCGTGCTGCACGGCCGCGATGTGCTCTACATCGTGGAGGAACGGGCCAAGAACCGCCCGTCGCTGGTGACCGACGTCGGCGTCCGGCTGCCCAGCCACCTCACCGCGAGCGGCCGGGCAATCCTGGCGGCGCTGCCGAAGTCGCAGGTCCGCGCGCTCTACCCGAACGCGGCCGCCTTCACCGCCCGGCACGAGACCGAGTCGCCCATCATGAAGTACTCCGCGCTGTCCTCGCATCTGGATCAGGTCCGGCAGCGCGGCTACGCGACGGAACACGGGGAGGTGACGCCGGGCTTCGGCTCGATCGCCGCCGCCGTCACGGACCACGTGGGCTGGCCGACCGCCGCCGTCGCCGTGACCTTCCTGGAGGACAAACTGCCGGCCGGGGAGTGGCCCGCACTGGCTGCCCGGGTGCAAAAGGTCGCGGACGAACTCTCCACGCGGATCCACGGCCGCCCCGCCACCTGA
- a CDS encoding urocanate hydratase, translated as MAPADFTTGARPVKAARGTELTARSWQTEAPLRMLMNNLDPEVAERPDDLVVYGGTGRAVRSWAAFDAITRTLETMEKDETLLVQSGKPVGVFRTNEWAPRVLLANSNLVGDWANWPEFRRLEAEGLMMYGQMTAGSWIYIGTQGILQGTFETFAAIARKLTGDDNGTLAGTLTLTGGCGGMGGAQPLAVTLNDGACLIVDVDESHLRRRLGKRYLDEVETDLDAAIAKVLAAKEERRGWSVGYVGNAATVFPEILRRHNAGELTVDIVTDQTSAHDPLSYLPEGITVAEWHREAAADPEGFTKKAQASMAKHVQAMVEFQDAGAEVFDYGNSIRDEARKGGYNRAFEFPGFVPAYIRPLFCEGLGPFRWVALSGDPEDIAVTDKAIKELFPENKHLHRWLDAAAERVEFEGLPARICWLGYGDRAKAGLLFNQLVREGKVKAPIVIGRDHLDSGSVASPYRETESMADGSDAVADWPLLNALLNTASGATWVSIHHGGGVGIGRSIHAGQVSVADGTDLAAQKLERLLTNDPGMGVIRHVDAGYDRAVEVAKERGVRIPMSETR; from the coding sequence ATGGCACCCGCCGATTTCACCACCGGTGCCCGTCCGGTCAAAGCAGCCCGCGGCACCGAGCTCACCGCCAGGAGCTGGCAGACCGAAGCCCCGCTGCGCATGCTGATGAACAACCTGGACCCCGAGGTCGCCGAACGCCCCGATGACCTCGTCGTCTACGGCGGCACCGGCCGCGCCGTCCGGAGCTGGGCGGCGTTCGACGCGATCACCCGCACCCTGGAAACCATGGAAAAGGACGAAACCCTCCTGGTCCAGTCCGGCAAGCCGGTCGGCGTTTTCCGCACCAACGAATGGGCGCCGCGGGTGCTGCTGGCGAACTCCAACCTCGTCGGCGACTGGGCCAACTGGCCCGAGTTCCGCCGGCTCGAGGCCGAGGGCCTGATGATGTACGGGCAGATGACGGCCGGGTCCTGGATCTACATCGGCACCCAGGGAATCCTGCAGGGCACCTTCGAAACCTTCGCCGCGATCGCCCGCAAGCTCACCGGGGACGACAACGGCACCCTCGCCGGCACCCTGACCCTCACCGGCGGCTGCGGCGGCATGGGCGGCGCGCAGCCGCTCGCCGTCACCCTCAACGACGGCGCCTGCCTGATCGTCGACGTCGACGAAAGCCACCTCCGCCGCCGCCTCGGCAAGCGCTACCTCGACGAGGTCGAGACCGACCTCGACGCCGCGATCGCCAAGGTCCTGGCGGCCAAGGAAGAGCGCCGCGGCTGGTCCGTGGGCTACGTCGGCAACGCCGCCACCGTGTTCCCCGAGATCCTGCGCCGCCACAACGCCGGCGAGCTCACCGTTGACATCGTCACGGACCAGACCTCCGCCCACGATCCGCTGAGCTACCTCCCCGAAGGCATCACCGTGGCGGAATGGCACCGCGAGGCCGCCGCCGATCCGGAGGGCTTCACGAAGAAGGCCCAGGCCTCCATGGCCAAGCACGTCCAGGCCATGGTCGAGTTCCAGGATGCCGGTGCCGAGGTGTTCGACTACGGCAACTCCATCCGCGACGAGGCCCGCAAAGGCGGTTACAACCGCGCCTTTGAATTCCCCGGCTTCGTCCCGGCCTACATCCGGCCGCTGTTCTGCGAGGGCCTCGGCCCGTTCCGCTGGGTGGCGCTCTCCGGTGATCCGGAGGACATCGCGGTCACGGACAAGGCCATCAAGGAACTCTTCCCGGAGAACAAGCACCTGCACCGCTGGCTCGACGCCGCCGCCGAGCGCGTCGAGTTCGAAGGCCTGCCGGCCCGTATCTGCTGGCTGGGCTACGGCGACCGGGCCAAGGCCGGGCTGCTGTTCAACCAGCTGGTCAGGGAGGGCAAGGTCAAGGCGCCCATCGTGATCGGCCGCGACCACCTGGACTCCGGCTCCGTCGCGTCCCCCTACCGCGAAACCGAGTCCATGGCCGACGGCTCCGACGCCGTGGCCGACTGGCCGCTGCTGAACGCCCTGCTCAACACCGCCTCCGGCGCCACCTGGGTCTCCATCCACCACGGCGGCGGCGTCGGCATCGGCCGCTCCATCCACGCCGGCCAGGTCTCGGTCGCCGACGGCACCGACCTTGCCGCGCAGAAACTCGAACGGCTGCTCACCAACGACCCAGGCATGGGCGTCATCCGCCACGTCGACGCCGGCTACGACCGCGCCGTCGAAGTCGCCAAAGAACGCGGGGTCCGCATCCCGATGTCAGAAACCCGTTAG
- the hutH gene encoding histidine ammonia-lyase produces MTVTTHEPLTVTLGSSGVTPEDVVAVARHDARVAISPDALDAVAKVRAHIDELAHSEVPAYGISTGFGALANRHIPNELRTQLQKSLIRSHAAGMGPAVEREVVRGIMFLRAKTLASGRTGVRPVVLQTMVAVLNAGITPVVREFGSLGCSGDLAPLSHCALVLMGEGEAAGPDGELYGAKSGTKGARPVAELLAEHGIEPVTLAEKEGLALVNGTEGMLGMLLMAIADIRQLLTTADITAALSVEALLGTDQVFLPELHAALRPHPGQAASADNMLRVLSNSPIVASHRINDTKVQDAYSLRCAPQVAGAVRDTVDHAAMVASRELAAAIDNPVVLPDGRVSSNGNFHGAPVAYVLDFLAIAVADLSSIAERRTDRMLDPARSHGLPAFLAADPGVDSGLMIAQYTQAGLVSDNKRLAVPASVDSIPSSAMQEDHVSMGWHAARKLRRAVENLRRVLAIELVTSARALDMRTQLSGGELTPGPAGAAVVAALREVVDGPGADRFLSPELEAADLLVASGRIRAAAESAVGNLA; encoded by the coding sequence ATGACTGTCACAACCCACGAACCGCTCACCGTCACCCTTGGTTCCAGCGGGGTCACCCCCGAGGACGTCGTCGCCGTCGCCCGCCATGACGCCCGGGTGGCCATCTCCCCGGACGCCCTCGACGCCGTCGCCAAGGTCCGGGCCCACATCGACGAGCTGGCCCACAGCGAGGTCCCCGCCTACGGCATCTCCACCGGCTTCGGGGCGCTGGCCAACCGGCACATCCCCAACGAACTGCGCACCCAGCTGCAGAAGTCGCTGATCCGCAGCCACGCCGCCGGCATGGGCCCCGCTGTGGAGCGCGAGGTGGTCCGCGGCATCATGTTCCTGCGCGCCAAGACCCTCGCCTCCGGCCGGACCGGCGTCCGGCCTGTGGTGCTGCAGACCATGGTGGCGGTGCTGAACGCCGGCATCACCCCGGTGGTCCGGGAGTTCGGCTCGCTTGGCTGCTCGGGTGACCTCGCACCGCTGTCCCACTGCGCCCTCGTCCTGATGGGCGAAGGTGAAGCGGCCGGCCCGGACGGCGAGCTCTACGGAGCAAAAAGCGGCACCAAGGGCGCCCGCCCGGTCGCCGAGCTCCTTGCCGAGCACGGGATCGAGCCCGTCACCCTGGCCGAGAAGGAGGGCCTGGCGCTGGTCAACGGCACCGAAGGCATGCTCGGCATGCTGCTGATGGCCATCGCGGACATCCGCCAGCTGCTCACGACGGCGGACATCACCGCCGCATTGAGCGTCGAGGCGCTGCTTGGCACCGACCAGGTGTTCCTGCCCGAACTGCACGCAGCACTCCGTCCGCACCCGGGCCAGGCCGCCTCCGCGGACAACATGCTCCGGGTGCTGTCCAATTCCCCGATCGTGGCCTCGCACCGGATCAACGACACCAAAGTCCAGGACGCCTACTCGCTGCGCTGCGCCCCGCAGGTGGCCGGTGCGGTCCGCGACACCGTGGACCACGCCGCGATGGTCGCCTCCCGTGAGCTGGCCGCAGCGATTGACAACCCCGTGGTCCTGCCGGATGGCCGGGTCAGCTCCAACGGAAACTTCCACGGCGCCCCGGTGGCGTACGTGCTGGACTTCCTGGCCATCGCCGTCGCGGACCTGAGTTCAATCGCCGAACGCCGGACCGACCGCATGCTCGACCCGGCCCGCTCGCACGGGCTTCCGGCTTTCCTGGCCGCGGATCCCGGCGTCGACTCGGGCCTGATGATTGCCCAGTACACCCAGGCCGGGCTGGTCTCGGACAACAAGAGGCTGGCTGTCCCGGCGTCGGTGGACTCGATCCCGAGCTCCGCGATGCAGGAGGACCACGTATCGATGGGCTGGCACGCGGCACGAAAACTCCGCCGCGCGGTCGAGAACCTGCGCCGCGTCCTGGCGATCGAGCTCGTGACGTCGGCCCGGGCGCTGGACATGCGCACGCAGCTCTCCGGCGGCGAGCTCACCCCGGGGCCCGCGGGCGCCGCCGTGGTCGCCGCCCTCCGCGAGGTCGTTGACGGTCCAGGTGCCGACCGGTTCCTCTCGCCGGAACTGGAAGCGGCTGACCTCCTTGTTGCTTCGGGCAGGATCCGCGCCGCGGCCGAATCCGCCGTCGGAAATCTCGCCTGA
- a CDS encoding cation:proton antiporter, with protein sequence MFEAPSIVFAAAGMAVFAAAILPKLLRKAPLSMPMVFLGAGMLAFTLIPQLPDPDPLQYGEFTTHLTEICVIISLMGAGLALDRPVGRREWSTTWRMLGVAMPVCIVALTLLGLWVLGLGLGAALLVAAALAPTDPVLASEVQVGEPADDEDENERGEDEIRFGLTSEAGLNDGLAFPFVYLAIAISLFGSSPSQWFVPWFATDVLWRICIGVLLGWLTGKALSLLFFSARDSIRLSNHSEGFVALAATFLAYGVTEMLEGYGFIAVFVCAVTIRAAERTHGFHRVMHSYVEQLERLMTVVILVLLGGAIARGLLAGIGWVEILVALAFLLLVRPLAGWVALARGKTGPRERIAIAFFGIRGIGSLYYLAYALGKGDFNAQAGQLWAFIGLVVAMSIVLHGATTAPIMNRLDRLRERRAVQQHGDEDKAPKTPI encoded by the coding sequence TTGTTTGAGGCACCCAGCATTGTTTTTGCGGCGGCAGGCATGGCCGTCTTCGCCGCCGCAATTCTTCCCAAGCTGCTGCGCAAAGCGCCGCTGTCCATGCCGATGGTCTTCCTGGGCGCCGGAATGCTGGCCTTCACCCTGATCCCGCAGCTGCCGGACCCGGACCCCCTGCAGTACGGGGAGTTCACCACCCACCTGACCGAAATCTGTGTCATCATCTCCTTGATGGGCGCCGGCCTGGCGCTCGACCGGCCCGTGGGACGACGCGAATGGTCCACCACCTGGCGGATGCTGGGCGTGGCCATGCCGGTCTGCATCGTTGCCCTCACGCTGCTGGGGCTCTGGGTGCTGGGGCTGGGACTCGGAGCCGCGCTGCTGGTCGCGGCAGCGCTCGCCCCGACCGACCCGGTGCTGGCCTCCGAGGTCCAGGTGGGGGAGCCCGCCGACGACGAGGACGAAAACGAGCGCGGCGAAGACGAGATCCGCTTCGGCCTCACCTCCGAAGCAGGCCTGAATGACGGGCTGGCTTTTCCGTTTGTCTACCTGGCCATCGCCATCAGCCTGTTCGGCTCCTCGCCGTCCCAGTGGTTTGTTCCCTGGTTCGCCACCGATGTCCTCTGGCGGATCTGCATCGGGGTGCTCCTGGGCTGGCTGACCGGGAAGGCGTTGAGCCTGCTGTTCTTCTCCGCCCGTGACAGCATCCGGCTGTCCAACCACTCGGAGGGCTTCGTGGCGCTGGCGGCGACCTTCCTCGCCTACGGGGTGACGGAAATGCTGGAAGGCTACGGGTTCATCGCCGTCTTTGTGTGTGCGGTGACCATTCGGGCCGCGGAACGGACGCACGGGTTCCACCGCGTGATGCACTCCTACGTCGAGCAGCTTGAACGGCTCATGACGGTGGTCATCCTGGTGCTCCTGGGCGGTGCGATCGCGCGGGGCCTGCTGGCCGGCATTGGCTGGGTCGAGATCCTGGTGGCGCTGGCGTTCCTGCTGCTGGTACGTCCGCTGGCCGGCTGGGTCGCCCTGGCGCGGGGCAAGACCGGACCGCGGGAACGGATCGCCATCGCTTTCTTTGGCATCCGCGGCATCGGATCGCTCTACTACCTCGCCTACGCGCTGGGCAAGGGCGACTTCAACGCCCAGGCCGGGCAGCTGTGGGCCTTCATCGGCCTGGTGGTGGCGATGTCGATCGTGCTGCACGGGGCAACCACGGCACCGATCATGAACCGGCTGGACCGGCTCCGCGAACGGCGGGCCGTGCAACAGCACGGCGATGAGGACAAGGCACCGAAAACACCCATCTGA
- the hutG gene encoding formimidoylglutamase, producing MVSSVPPVDVPPQPWTGRFDGEGPEHRRWWQAVTPYTPRRARAGASASARPAVILGFGSDAGVRRNKGRAGAAAAPAAIRAALGPLAFHLGREVHDAGDVTVSGDALEAGQARAGLAITGLLDAGLLPVVLGGGHETAFASYLGVAGSAEVREGLQVGVLNLDAHFDLRDEAMPSSGTPFLQMARAEAAAGRELKYAVVGISEPNNTRALFRTAEDLGVDYLLDEDCSAEAARVFVAAFLAQVDAVYLTIDLDVLPAAVAPGVSAPAAYGVPLPVISAVCRQVAASGKLLHLDVAELNPELDVDHRTAKVAARLITTLLG from the coding sequence ATGGTTTCTTCCGTGCCCCCCGTTGATGTCCCGCCGCAGCCCTGGACCGGGCGGTTCGACGGCGAGGGTCCCGAGCACCGCCGCTGGTGGCAGGCCGTCACGCCGTACACCCCGCGCCGTGCCCGGGCCGGCGCGTCAGCCTCCGCCCGGCCTGCCGTCATCCTCGGGTTCGGCAGCGATGCCGGGGTGCGCCGCAACAAGGGCCGCGCCGGTGCTGCCGCGGCGCCCGCAGCGATCCGTGCCGCCCTCGGTCCGCTCGCGTTCCACCTCGGGCGGGAAGTCCACGACGCCGGCGACGTCACCGTTTCCGGGGATGCGCTGGAGGCAGGGCAGGCCCGTGCCGGGCTGGCCATCACCGGTCTGCTCGACGCCGGGCTGCTTCCCGTGGTGCTGGGCGGCGGCCACGAGACCGCCTTCGCAAGCTACCTGGGCGTGGCCGGCTCGGCGGAGGTCCGCGAGGGCCTGCAGGTGGGCGTGCTGAACCTGGATGCCCACTTCGACCTCCGCGACGAGGCCATGCCCAGTTCCGGTACCCCGTTCCTGCAGATGGCGCGCGCGGAAGCCGCCGCTGGCCGCGAACTGAAGTACGCCGTCGTCGGGATCTCCGAGCCGAACAACACCCGGGCGCTGTTCCGCACGGCCGAGGACCTCGGCGTCGACTACCTCCTGGACGAGGACTGCTCGGCCGAGGCGGCGCGCGTGTTCGTGGCAGCATTCCTGGCGCAGGTGGACGCCGTGTATCTGACCATCGACCTGGATGTGCTGCCGGCCGCGGTGGCGCCGGGCGTGAGCGCACCGGCAGCGTACGGCGTGCCGCTGCCGGTGATCAGCGCAGTATGCCGCCAGGTGGCCGCGAGCGGAAAGCTCCTGCATCTCGACGTCGCCGAGCTGAACCCGGAATTGGACGTGGACCACCGCACGGCAAAGGTGGCCGCGCGGCTCATCACCACGCTGCTGGGGTAA
- a CDS encoding NCS2 family permease yields the protein MLKQGSALDRYFKISERGSNVSREIRGGFATFFAMSYIVVLNPLILSGPDSSGATLGFAAVAAVTAFAAGILTILMGAWAKHPFALATGLGVNAFVAVTVATNPGLTWPDMMGLVVLSGVTMLILVLTGFRTAVFKAVPEGLKTAIVVGIGLFIALIGLVNAGFVRRIPDVAGTTVPVGLGFDGKLVGWPTLVFVLGLILTIALVVRKVKGAILIGIIAATILSVILEFTLKIGPSFDGKTYNPQGWSLVAPQFSEWAAPDLSLIGKANPFGAFEHLGFVAATLLAFVILLSIFFDAMGTMVGLATEAGSIDKDGNIPNVDRVLQVDALGAIVGGGASVSSNQIFVESGAGIGEGARTGLASIVTGLLFLVAMFFTPLINLVPFEAVAPALVVVGFMMVSQVGKIDWQDLGIAIPAFLTFTLMPFTYSIANGLGAGFISFVLIRTFQGRAREVHPLMWAVAAAFLLFFAIGPIEAALGMH from the coding sequence ATGCTTAAGCAGGGCTCTGCACTCGACCGGTACTTCAAGATATCCGAGCGGGGGTCGAACGTCTCCCGCGAGATCCGCGGCGGCTTCGCCACGTTCTTCGCCATGAGCTACATCGTGGTGCTGAACCCGCTGATCCTCTCGGGTCCCGATTCCTCCGGCGCGACCCTCGGCTTCGCCGCCGTCGCCGCCGTCACCGCCTTCGCGGCCGGCATCCTGACGATCCTGATGGGGGCGTGGGCCAAGCACCCCTTCGCGCTGGCAACGGGCCTCGGCGTCAACGCCTTCGTCGCCGTTACGGTGGCCACCAACCCCGGCCTGACCTGGCCGGACATGATGGGGCTCGTTGTGCTCTCGGGCGTCACCATGCTGATCCTGGTCCTCACCGGCTTCCGCACCGCGGTGTTCAAAGCGGTCCCGGAAGGGCTGAAAACCGCGATCGTGGTGGGTATCGGCCTGTTCATCGCCCTGATCGGCCTGGTCAACGCGGGCTTCGTGCGCCGCATCCCGGATGTCGCCGGCACCACCGTCCCGGTCGGGCTGGGCTTCGACGGCAAGCTCGTGGGCTGGCCCACCCTGGTCTTTGTCCTTGGCCTGATCCTGACCATCGCCCTGGTGGTCCGCAAGGTCAAGGGCGCGATCCTGATCGGCATCATCGCCGCGACCATCCTGTCCGTGATCCTGGAATTCACCCTGAAGATCGGCCCCAGCTTCGACGGCAAGACCTACAACCCGCAGGGCTGGTCCCTTGTGGCCCCGCAGTTCTCCGAATGGGCGGCCCCGGACCTCTCCCTGATCGGCAAGGCCAACCCGTTCGGCGCCTTCGAGCACCTCGGGTTTGTCGCCGCGACCCTGCTGGCGTTTGTGATCCTGCTGAGCATCTTCTTCGATGCCATGGGCACCATGGTGGGCCTGGCCACCGAGGCCGGCAGCATCGACAAGGACGGCAACATCCCCAACGTTGACCGCGTGCTGCAGGTGGATGCGCTCGGCGCAATCGTGGGCGGCGGCGCGTCCGTCTCCTCCAACCAGATCTTCGTCGAGTCCGGCGCCGGCATCGGCGAAGGCGCGCGGACCGGCCTCGCCTCGATCGTCACGGGCCTGCTGTTCCTGGTGGCCATGTTCTTCACCCCGCTGATCAACCTCGTGCCGTTCGAGGCCGTGGCCCCGGCGCTCGTCGTCGTCGGTTTCATGATGGTTTCGCAGGTCGGCAAGATCGACTGGCAGGACCTGGGCATTGCGATCCCGGCGTTCCTGACCTTCACCCTGATGCCGTTCACCTACTCGATCGCCAACGGCCTGGGTGCCGGCTTCATCAGCTTCGTGCTGATCCGCACCTTCCAGGGCCGCGCGCGTGAGGTGCACCCGCTGATGTGGGCCGTGGCCGCGGCCTTCCTGCTGTTCTTCGCGATCGGCCCGATCGAGGCCGCGCTGGGGATGCACTAA
- a CDS encoding copper resistance CopC family protein, with amino-acid sequence MRPIRQFLSALLGAAVLAAALLGALAPASAHDAAESTSPTSGATVAAPPEIVSVTFNKSPLALGSQILVKDDAGTNWADGAVEIVDNVAAQKLRPGAPAGLYTVAWRVASSDGHPIEGSFTFTATVGAPGSTAAAAVPTMGTAQPGMTPAPQQPASSSEPFQWSIVIFLGTAVGILVVLGLMARSRLKPGSGNNTES; translated from the coding sequence ATGCGCCCCATCCGCCAGTTTCTGAGCGCCCTGCTGGGCGCCGCGGTCCTCGCCGCCGCCCTGCTGGGTGCGCTTGCTCCGGCCTCGGCCCACGACGCCGCCGAGTCCACCAGCCCGACCTCCGGGGCGACGGTGGCCGCGCCGCCCGAAATCGTTTCGGTCACCTTCAACAAGAGCCCGCTGGCGCTCGGTTCACAGATTCTCGTCAAGGATGACGCCGGCACCAACTGGGCCGACGGCGCTGTGGAGATCGTGGACAACGTCGCCGCGCAGAAGCTCAGGCCCGGCGCCCCGGCAGGGCTCTACACCGTCGCATGGCGCGTGGCCAGCTCAGACGGCCACCCCATCGAGGGCAGCTTCACATTCACCGCCACCGTCGGAGCTCCGGGCTCGACGGCGGCCGCGGCCGTCCCCACGATGGGAACCGCCCAGCCGGGCATGACACCGGCTCCGCAGCAGCCGGCCAGCTCATCGGAGCCGTTCCAGTGGAGCATTGTGATCTTCCTCGGAACGGCGGTCGGCATCCTGGTCGTCCTGGGCCTGATGGCCAGAAGCCGGCTCAAGCCCGGCTCCGGCAACAACACCGAAAGCTAA
- a CDS encoding FAD-dependent monooxygenase: MPMSGGIERTDAVVIGTGLSGLAVASELQRRGVDSIIVDGLDLLGAGHPANTSSLQRCDAADAASLRERNEILRHLRNYAASHKLDVRHDIRALQLDHVEAGVGGATQQWAVRTPGGVLLADHLVLTRCAHSQLRRMLSELGMAAGQNLMAAMHALGMYLVGVGGLITPTPKEVLRQAKVVGQAISAKVYPDGFPVLPAGYALAAPA; encoded by the coding sequence ATGCCAATGTCCGGTGGAATCGAACGGACCGACGCCGTCGTGATCGGCACCGGTCTGTCCGGGCTGGCGGTTGCCAGCGAGCTGCAGCGGCGCGGCGTGGACTCCATCATTGTGGACGGGCTCGATCTGCTGGGCGCCGGCCATCCGGCCAACACGTCCTCCCTGCAACGCTGCGACGCCGCCGACGCCGCCAGCCTGCGGGAGCGCAACGAGATCCTCCGGCACCTGCGAAACTACGCCGCCAGCCACAAGCTGGACGTCCGGCATGACATCCGGGCCCTGCAGCTGGACCACGTGGAGGCCGGGGTCGGTGGGGCCACCCAGCAGTGGGCGGTCCGCACACCCGGCGGCGTGCTCCTGGCGGACCATCTGGTCCTGACCCGCTGCGCCCATAGCCAGTTGCGGCGGATGCTTTCCGAGCTGGGCATGGCAGCGGGCCAGAACCTGATGGCGGCCATGCACGCCCTCGGGATGTACCTTGTGGGCGTGGGCGGTCTCATCACGCCGACGCCCAAAGAAGTGCTGCGCCAGGCCAAGGTGGTGGGCCAGGCGATCTCCGCCAAGGTCTACCCCGACGGCTTCCCCGTGCTGCCCGCGGGCTATGCCCTCGCCGCGCCGGCCTAA
- a CDS encoding universal stress protein: MGREQVHPDPARDGDGGSAAPRGIVVGVDGSDHSKCALVWAAREAQRRRRPLHIVTAYSVPIFAASGLDGGYATVDDSVIREGAEAILKQAVNKVAGYGIDVEASVENGDASGVLLEMSETAELLVFGTRGRGGFVGRLLGSVSSALPAHAKCPTVTVPLICADRLGETTDDKHVLAEQAKSGHVPVENAVLVGVDGSEQARVAVLEAAAQAERLSAPLRVVCAVPQYNGSLAWVPAPMDREALFADIRIQLDAGVAWIKSHFPRLAVETQLVDGSPVDILVEASRHVELVVVGTRGRGGFAGMLLGSTSDGILHHAKGPVMVVPDRDDPRLADRVKFGPILGDS; the protein is encoded by the coding sequence ATGGGCCGAGAACAGGTGCATCCGGATCCGGCACGGGACGGCGACGGCGGGTCGGCAGCTCCCCGGGGGATCGTGGTCGGCGTCGACGGTTCAGACCACAGCAAGTGCGCACTGGTATGGGCCGCCCGCGAGGCCCAGCGCCGCCGCCGTCCGTTGCACATCGTGACTGCCTATTCCGTTCCGATCTTCGCCGCATCGGGGCTCGACGGCGGTTACGCAACCGTCGACGACTCCGTGATCCGCGAAGGCGCAGAAGCCATCCTGAAGCAGGCCGTGAACAAGGTCGCGGGGTACGGCATCGACGTCGAAGCCTCCGTCGAGAACGGCGACGCCTCCGGCGTCCTGCTGGAAATGTCCGAAACCGCGGAGCTGCTGGTCTTCGGCACCCGGGGACGGGGCGGCTTCGTCGGCCGGCTGCTCGGCTCCGTCAGCAGCGCCCTGCCCGCACACGCCAAATGCCCCACGGTCACCGTGCCCCTGATCTGCGCCGACCGCCTCGGCGAAACCACCGACGACAAGCATGTCCTCGCGGAGCAGGCGAAGTCCGGGCACGTCCCGGTCGAAAACGCCGTGCTGGTGGGGGTCGACGGCTCCGAACAGGCCCGCGTGGCGGTACTGGAGGCGGCAGCGCAGGCCGAGCGGCTCTCGGCGCCGCTGCGCGTGGTGTGCGCCGTCCCGCAGTACAACGGGTCGCTGGCCTGGGTCCCGGCGCCGATGGACCGGGAAGCGCTCTTCGCCGACATCAGGATCCAGCTCGATGCCGGCGTCGCCTGGATCAAGAGCCACTTTCCCCGCCTCGCGGTGGAGACCCAGCTGGTGGATGGCTCGCCCGTGGACATCCTCGTTGAGGCCAGCCGGCACGTGGAACTGGTGGTCGTTGGCACCCGCGGCCGCGGCGGTTTCGCCGGGATGCTGCTCGGTTCCACCTCCGACGGCATCCTGCATCACGCCAAGGGCCCCGTCATGGTGGTCCCGGACCGGGACGATCCCCGGCTGGCGGACCGGGTGAAATTCGGACCCATCCTCGGGGACTCGTAG